From one Vanacampus margaritifer isolate UIUO_Vmar chromosome 12, RoL_Vmar_1.0, whole genome shotgun sequence genomic stretch:
- the LOC144061059 gene encoding uncharacterized protein LOC144061059 isoform X5 yields the protein MRDFGSHAAEGEAFRGSQAPMEEAGPCCYGTEAKQRTPACRGTGWRHRVREWPVSAVTGRRHKLVIPSLNQDNKFVLVVGDSHLRAFADGVVKMPEGHFSFGVMSTPGARASELRAEVLNAVLPRSPEAVCILAPSNNLGRPIAEAAADFGQFLRTVCSCWPNVVVLDFPPRLTVELAQQDLLRQEYHRVAALMGIRYLSVAGHFPLSQLHLWCRDGVHLSDSDGMPVLARLLWDAVNMRMERTAF from the exons atgagggatttcggaagt CATGCCGCGGAAGGGGAAGCGTTCAGAGGCAGCCAAGCGCCAATGGAAGAAGCTGGACCTTGCTGCTATGGAACTGAGGCCAAACAGCGCACCCCAGCAT GCAGAGGCACTGGCTGGCGCCACAGAGTTCGGGAATGGCCAGTTTCAGCTGTGACTGGGCGGAGGCACAAACTGGTCATTCCATCACTGAACCAGGACAACAAg tttGTCCTGGTTGTTGGTGACTCCCACCTGCGAGCCTTTGCCGATGGGGTTGTGAAGATGCCGGAGGGACATTTCTCTTTTGGCGTGATGTCCACCCCGGGTGCCAGGGCCTCCGAGTTGCGTGCTGAGGTGCTGAATGCTGTTCTGCCTCGGTCACCCGAGGCGGTCTGCATTTTGGCTCCCAGCAACAACTTGGGCCGCCCCATCGCTGAGGCAGCGGCTGACTTTGGCCAGTTCTTGCGCACCGTCTGCAGCTGCTGGCCCAAC GTTGTTGTCCTGGACTTCCCCCCTCGTCTGACCGTCGAGCTGGCCCAGCAGGACCTTTTACGCCAGGAGTACCACCGGGTGGCAGCACTTATGG GTATTCGCTACCTATCTGTTGCTGGCCACTTCCCGCTGTCACAGCTTCACTTGTGGTGTAGAGACGGG GTACACCTCAGTGACAGCGATGGGATGCCGGTGCTTGCGCGGTTGCTGTGGGATGCTGTCAACATGCGGATGGAGAGGACtgctttctga
- the LOC144061059 gene encoding uncharacterized protein LOC144061059 isoform X3, protein MPRKGKRSEAAKRQWKKLDLAAMELRPNSAPQHVSSVGAKALVPGRGTGWRHRVREWPVSAVTGRRHKLVIPSLNQDNKFVLVVGDSHLRAFADGVVKMPEGHFSFGVMSTPGARASELRAEVLNAVLPRSPEAVCILAPSNNLGRPIAEAAADFGQFLRTVCSCWPNVVVLDFPPRLTVELAQQDLLRQEYHRVAALMGIRYLSVAGHFPLSQLHLWCRDGVHLSDSDGMPVLARLLWDAVNMRMERTAF, encoded by the exons ATGCCGCGGAAGGGGAAGCGTTCAGAGGCAGCCAAGCGCCAATGGAAGAAGCTGGACCTTGCTGCTATGGAACTGAGGCCAAACAGCGCACCCCAGCAT GTGTCCTCTGTTGGTGCCAAGGCTCTGGTACCAG GCAGAGGCACTGGCTGGCGCCACAGAGTTCGGGAATGGCCAGTTTCAGCTGTGACTGGGCGGAGGCACAAACTGGTCATTCCATCACTGAACCAGGACAACAAg tttGTCCTGGTTGTTGGTGACTCCCACCTGCGAGCCTTTGCCGATGGGGTTGTGAAGATGCCGGAGGGACATTTCTCTTTTGGCGTGATGTCCACCCCGGGTGCCAGGGCCTCCGAGTTGCGTGCTGAGGTGCTGAATGCTGTTCTGCCTCGGTCACCCGAGGCGGTCTGCATTTTGGCTCCCAGCAACAACTTGGGCCGCCCCATCGCTGAGGCAGCGGCTGACTTTGGCCAGTTCTTGCGCACCGTCTGCAGCTGCTGGCCCAAC GTTGTTGTCCTGGACTTCCCCCCTCGTCTGACCGTCGAGCTGGCCCAGCAGGACCTTTTACGCCAGGAGTACCACCGGGTGGCAGCACTTATGG GTATTCGCTACCTATCTGTTGCTGGCCACTTCCCGCTGTCACAGCTTCACTTGTGGTGTAGAGACGGG GTACACCTCAGTGACAGCGATGGGATGCCGGTGCTTGCGCGGTTGCTGTGGGATGCTGTCAACATGCGGATGGAGAGGACtgctttctga
- the LOC144061059 gene encoding uncharacterized protein LOC144061059 isoform X4: MRDFGSQHAAEGEAFRGSQAPMEEAGPCCYGTEAKQRTPACRGTGWRHRVREWPVSAVTGRRHKLVIPSLNQDNKFVLVVGDSHLRAFADGVVKMPEGHFSFGVMSTPGARASELRAEVLNAVLPRSPEAVCILAPSNNLGRPIAEAAADFGQFLRTVCSCWPNVVVLDFPPRLTVELAQQDLLRQEYHRVAALMGIRYLSVAGHFPLSQLHLWCRDGVHLSDSDGMPVLARLLWDAVNMRMERTAF, encoded by the exons atgagggatttcggaagt CAGCATGCCGCGGAAGGGGAAGCGTTCAGAGGCAGCCAAGCGCCAATGGAAGAAGCTGGACCTTGCTGCTATGGAACTGAGGCCAAACAGCGCACCCCAGCAT GCAGAGGCACTGGCTGGCGCCACAGAGTTCGGGAATGGCCAGTTTCAGCTGTGACTGGGCGGAGGCACAAACTGGTCATTCCATCACTGAACCAGGACAACAAg tttGTCCTGGTTGTTGGTGACTCCCACCTGCGAGCCTTTGCCGATGGGGTTGTGAAGATGCCGGAGGGACATTTCTCTTTTGGCGTGATGTCCACCCCGGGTGCCAGGGCCTCCGAGTTGCGTGCTGAGGTGCTGAATGCTGTTCTGCCTCGGTCACCCGAGGCGGTCTGCATTTTGGCTCCCAGCAACAACTTGGGCCGCCCCATCGCTGAGGCAGCGGCTGACTTTGGCCAGTTCTTGCGCACCGTCTGCAGCTGCTGGCCCAAC GTTGTTGTCCTGGACTTCCCCCCTCGTCTGACCGTCGAGCTGGCCCAGCAGGACCTTTTACGCCAGGAGTACCACCGGGTGGCAGCACTTATGG GTATTCGCTACCTATCTGTTGCTGGCCACTTCCCGCTGTCACAGCTTCACTTGTGGTGTAGAGACGGG GTACACCTCAGTGACAGCGATGGGATGCCGGTGCTTGCGCGGTTGCTGTGGGATGCTGTCAACATGCGGATGGAGAGGACtgctttctga
- the LOC144061059 gene encoding uncharacterized protein LOC144061059 isoform X2, protein MRDALMTPIRSFSRTYSSHFISSEHAAEGEAFRGSQAPMEEAGPCCYGTEAKQRTPACRGTGWRHRVREWPVSAVTGRRHKLVIPSLNQDNKFVLVVGDSHLRAFADGVVKMPEGHFSFGVMSTPGARASELRAEVLNAVLPRSPEAVCILAPSNNLGRPIAEAAADFGQFLRTVCSCWPNVVVLDFPPRLTVELAQQDLLRQEYHRVAALMGIRYLSVAGHFPLSQLHLWCRDGVHLSDSDGMPVLARLLWDAVNMRMERTAF, encoded by the exons atgagagacgctttaatgacaccaattagaagtttctcgagaacctactcctcccatttcatctcgtctgag CATGCCGCGGAAGGGGAAGCGTTCAGAGGCAGCCAAGCGCCAATGGAAGAAGCTGGACCTTGCTGCTATGGAACTGAGGCCAAACAGCGCACCCCAGCAT GCAGAGGCACTGGCTGGCGCCACAGAGTTCGGGAATGGCCAGTTTCAGCTGTGACTGGGCGGAGGCACAAACTGGTCATTCCATCACTGAACCAGGACAACAAg tttGTCCTGGTTGTTGGTGACTCCCACCTGCGAGCCTTTGCCGATGGGGTTGTGAAGATGCCGGAGGGACATTTCTCTTTTGGCGTGATGTCCACCCCGGGTGCCAGGGCCTCCGAGTTGCGTGCTGAGGTGCTGAATGCTGTTCTGCCTCGGTCACCCGAGGCGGTCTGCATTTTGGCTCCCAGCAACAACTTGGGCCGCCCCATCGCTGAGGCAGCGGCTGACTTTGGCCAGTTCTTGCGCACCGTCTGCAGCTGCTGGCCCAAC GTTGTTGTCCTGGACTTCCCCCCTCGTCTGACCGTCGAGCTGGCCCAGCAGGACCTTTTACGCCAGGAGTACCACCGGGTGGCAGCACTTATGG GTATTCGCTACCTATCTGTTGCTGGCCACTTCCCGCTGTCACAGCTTCACTTGTGGTGTAGAGACGGG GTACACCTCAGTGACAGCGATGGGATGCCGGTGCTTGCGCGGTTGCTGTGGGATGCTGTCAACATGCGGATGGAGAGGACtgctttctga
- the LOC144061059 gene encoding uncharacterized protein LOC144061059 isoform X1, with the protein MRDALMTPIRSFSRTYSSHFISSEQHAAEGEAFRGSQAPMEEAGPCCYGTEAKQRTPACRGTGWRHRVREWPVSAVTGRRHKLVIPSLNQDNKFVLVVGDSHLRAFADGVVKMPEGHFSFGVMSTPGARASELRAEVLNAVLPRSPEAVCILAPSNNLGRPIAEAAADFGQFLRTVCSCWPNVVVLDFPPRLTVELAQQDLLRQEYHRVAALMGIRYLSVAGHFPLSQLHLWCRDGVHLSDSDGMPVLARLLWDAVNMRMERTAF; encoded by the exons atgagagacgctttaatgacaccaattagaagtttctcgagaacctactcctcccatttcatctcgtctgag CAGCATGCCGCGGAAGGGGAAGCGTTCAGAGGCAGCCAAGCGCCAATGGAAGAAGCTGGACCTTGCTGCTATGGAACTGAGGCCAAACAGCGCACCCCAGCAT GCAGAGGCACTGGCTGGCGCCACAGAGTTCGGGAATGGCCAGTTTCAGCTGTGACTGGGCGGAGGCACAAACTGGTCATTCCATCACTGAACCAGGACAACAAg tttGTCCTGGTTGTTGGTGACTCCCACCTGCGAGCCTTTGCCGATGGGGTTGTGAAGATGCCGGAGGGACATTTCTCTTTTGGCGTGATGTCCACCCCGGGTGCCAGGGCCTCCGAGTTGCGTGCTGAGGTGCTGAATGCTGTTCTGCCTCGGTCACCCGAGGCGGTCTGCATTTTGGCTCCCAGCAACAACTTGGGCCGCCCCATCGCTGAGGCAGCGGCTGACTTTGGCCAGTTCTTGCGCACCGTCTGCAGCTGCTGGCCCAAC GTTGTTGTCCTGGACTTCCCCCCTCGTCTGACCGTCGAGCTGGCCCAGCAGGACCTTTTACGCCAGGAGTACCACCGGGTGGCAGCACTTATGG GTATTCGCTACCTATCTGTTGCTGGCCACTTCCCGCTGTCACAGCTTCACTTGTGGTGTAGAGACGGG GTACACCTCAGTGACAGCGATGGGATGCCGGTGCTTGCGCGGTTGCTGTGGGATGCTGTCAACATGCGGATGGAGAGGACtgctttctga